CTTGTTAGCTTGTTAGCTTGTCAGCCTTCTGATTGTCTCAACGATTCTCTCTAAATCAATTTCTGTCATCGCTGTGCCGGAAGGCAAACATAACCCTCGGGCGAAGAGGTCTTCGCAGACGCTGCCACCGCGCATAGGCGCACCTTTGAAGACCGGCTGCAGATGCATCGGCTTCCAGACAGGGCGAGACTCGATATTCTCTTTTTCGAGGGTCTGCCGAACTGCCTCGCGATCAGCACCGAAAACTTCTGGTGTGACCAGAATGACAGTCAGCCAGCGGGTGGCCCGTCCGTAAGAGGCCTCAGGCATGAATTCTATTCCTGGAATTTCAGATAGGGCCTTACGGTAATAGTCACATATCCAGCGCTTTCTTTCTACCCGCTCATTAAGAACTTGCAGCTGGCCTCGGCCAATAGCAGCCACAATGTTGCTCATCCGGTAGTTGTAGCCTATCTGCGTATGCTCGTAATGAGGGGCTGCATCCCGCGCCTGATGGGAAAGGAATTTTGCCTTTTCTATGAGCGCAGCATCGTCAGAGGCCAGCATGCCTCCGCCGGATGTGGTGATGATCTTGTTTCCATTGAAGGAATAGACTGTAAAGGCTGCACCGCGTCCTGCCTGCCGATCCTTATACGTTGCCCCAAGGGCCTCTGCAGAGTCTGAGACCACAGGGATACTATACTGATTGCAGCTATCGAGTATCCGGTCTATATCAGCAGCCTGCCCCAGGATGTCTGCGGTAATGACCGCCTTCGGCAGTCGCCCCTGCTTATTTCTGAATGTCAGCTCTTCCTTCAGCAGATCGGGGTCAATATTCCACGAATCCCTGTCAGAATCGATGAAAGAAAGCGTTCCACCCAGAAAGGTGACTGGGCTGACGCCGCCAATGAAGGTAAAAGAAGGCGCGATAACTTCATCGCCCGGGCCAACCCCCAGCAGGCGCAGGGCAAGATGCAGGGCAGCCGTGCCGCTCGAGACGGCAAGTGAATGGGGAATACCGATTAGCGCAGAAAATTCCTTTTCAAATGCATCAACGTGCGGCCCTAATGGCGCGATATAGTTGCTTTCAAAGGCCTGTTTGACAAATTCAAGCTCCTGTCCGCCCATGTGGGGAGGGGAGAGGAAGATGCGTTTATGGTTATTCGACATTCTTCTTTTTGCGTTTTTTTACAACTTTAGCCGGAACACCAACTGCCGTTGCATTGTCAGGGATATTCTTATTCACAAAGCTGAAGGCCCCTATTACAGCATTTTCGCCAACAGTCACTCCGGGCATTATGACACTGTGGCTGCCGATCTTACAGTTTTTCTTTAATAGAACCTGCCCGATTTTATTGTCAATGGTAGAAATGGAATAGATTGAACAGTGCGAGCCGAGCTGCACATAATCTTCTATAACAACGCCGTGCTTTGCATTAATATAAGTAAATGCGCCGATGTCGGTTTTATATCCGAGTTTAAGATTGTCCTTGTGCTGGATCAGCCAGTTGTATTTGGTCAATTTCCCGTCCTTGATAACCGGCGGCTTCCAGTCTTT
The sequence above is drawn from the Nitrospirota bacterium genome and encodes:
- a CDS encoding aminotransferase class I/II-fold pyridoxal phosphate-dependent enzyme, translating into MSNNHKRIFLSPPHMGGQELEFVKQAFESNYIAPLGPHVDAFEKEFSALIGIPHSLAVSSGTAALHLALRLLGVGPGDEVIAPSFTFIGGVSPVTFLGGTLSFIDSDRDSWNIDPDLLKEELTFRNKQGRLPKAVITADILGQAADIDRILDSCNQYSIPVVSDSAEALGATYKDRQAGRGAAFTVYSFNGNKIITTSGGGMLASDDAALIEKAKFLSHQARDAAPHYEHTQIGYNYRMSNIVAAIGRGQLQVLNERVERKRWICDYYRKALSEIPGIEFMPEASYGRATRWLTVILVTPEVFGADREAVRQTLEKENIESRPVWKPMHLQPVFKGAPMRGGSVCEDLFARGLCLPSGTAMTEIDLERIVETIRRLTS
- a CDS encoding acyltransferase; this translates as MSERFKDWKPPVIKDGKLTKYNWLIQHKDNLKLGYKTDIGAFTYINAKHGVVIEDYVQLGSHCSIYSISTIDNKIGQVLLKKNCKIGSHSVIMPGVTVGENAVIGAFSFVNKNIPDNATAVGVPAKVVKKRKKKNVE